A region of Argentina anserina chromosome 5, drPotAnse1.1, whole genome shotgun sequence DNA encodes the following proteins:
- the LOC126795549 gene encoding pentatricopeptide repeat-containing protein At1g77170, mitochondrial-like produces MRLKVGRFSVAQKLFDEMRVRDVVSWNTGVSGYCVSGEVARLVRLGGCLAAWLARLFSWPSRNERCAEAVGMFREMQECGLAMNGHADEASECFVGMIEHGLVPNEITFMGLLTACTHAGLVHKGLEYYDMMERIYEISPKIEHYGCVVDLLSCAGRLASCQSTEYDQFHAYEA; encoded by the exons ATGCGGCTTAAGGTTGGGAGGTTTTCGGTTGCACAGAAGCTGTTCGACGAAATGCGTGTGAGAGATGTTGTGTCGTGGAACACTGGGGTTTCTGGATACTGCGTAAGTGGGGAGGTTGCCAGGTTGGTGAGGCTAGGAGGGTGTTTGGCGGCATGGTTGGCAAGACTGTTCTCTTGGCCAAGTCGG AATGAGAGGTGTGCTGAGGCGGTGGGGATGTTTAGGGAAATGCAGGAATGTGGGTTGGCCATGAATGGGCATGCTGATGAAGCTTCCGAGTGTTTTGTTGGTATGATTGAGCATGGTTTGGTGCCAAATGAAATCACGTTTATGGGCTTATTGACAGCATGTACTCATGCTGGTTTGGTGCACAAGGGGCTCGAGTATTATGATATGATGGAGAGAATATATGAAATATCTCCCAAGATTGAGCATTACGGGTGTGTGGTTGATCTTCTCAGCTGTGCTGGTCGTCTTGCAAGTTGCCAAAGCACAGAATATGATCAATTCCATGCCTATGAAGCCTAA
- the LOC126796179 gene encoding LOW QUALITY PROTEIN: mitogen-activated protein kinase kinase 10 (The sequence of the model RefSeq protein was modified relative to this genomic sequence to represent the inferred CDS: inserted 1 base in 1 codon), which produces MTTLVRKRRHQQALRLAPTPPPPMTAAAVFTHKSIFRALPPASSPDSPGIIENLSYLEKVXVLGHGDNGSIVYKVRHKKSSCIYALKVLRFDNNAGIVILQQAARGAEILKLVDSPYVIRCHGVFDNGAFMSPDHNDNEGQGDFCFVMEHMEGGSLQDVLRARHRLPEQVISGVAKCVLHGLHYLHAMHIVHRDIKPSNLLINDRGEIKIADFGVSHIVAGAHEHCDLYMSTYAYMSPERFDPERWGGDNVDGFAGDVWSLGLVVLQCYIGQFPLLEPGQKPNWPTLMCVICFGENLEMPEMASPEFRSFIWRCLEKDWRKRAKVDELLDHPFVNKTCCASTDQELI; this is translated from the exons ATGACGACATtagtgagaaagagaaggcATCAACAAGCACTAAGGCTCGCTCCAACACCACCTCCACCGATGACTGCAGCAGCTGTCTTCACCCACAAGAGCATCTTTCGGGCATTGCCTCCAGCTTCCAGTCCTGACTCTCCCGGAATTATTGAAAACCTCTCTTATCTCGAAAAAG GGGTTCTTGGCCACGGGGATAATGGCAGCATCGTCTACAAAGTACGTCACAAGAAAAGCTCATGCATTTATGCCTTGAAAGTCCTCCGGTTTGACAACAATGCCGGCATAGTTATCTTGCAacaggcggcgcgtggggcggAGATCCTCAAACTTGTTGACTCGCCCTACGTAATAAGATGTCATGGGGTTTTTGACAACGGGGCGTTCATGAGTCCAGATCATAATGACAATGAGGGTCAAGGTGATTTCTGTTTTGTGATGGAGCACATGGAAGGAGGCTCACTGCAAGATGTGCTGCGAGCACGTCATAGATTACCGGAGCAAGTAATCTCTGGCGTGGCGAAATGTGTCCTCCATGGACTGCACTATCTACATGCCATGCATATTGTGCATAGAGACATAAAACCCTCAAACCTTCTCATAAACGATAGAGGGGAGATCAAGATTGCAGATTTTGGGGTGAGTCACATAGTTGCAGGTGCCCATGAGCATTGTGACTTGTATATGAGTACGTATGCGTACATGAGCCCTGAGAGGTTTGATCCAGAGAGGTGGGGTGGTGACAATGTAGATGGTTTTGCTGGAGATGTGTGGTCACTTGGATTGGTGGTGTTACAATGCTACATAGGCCAGTTTCCGCTCCTTGAACCGGGGCAGAAACCGAACTGGCCAACAttgatgtgtgtgatttgcTTTGGGGAGAACCTGGAGATGCCGGAGATGGCCTCACCAGAGTTTCGGAGTTTCATTTGGAGATGTCTTGAGAAGGATTGGAGGAAGAGAGCAAAAGTTGATGAGCTTCTTGACCACCCTTTTGTGAATAAAACTTGTTGCGCTTCAACTGATCAAGAGCTCATTTGA
- the LOC126796199 gene encoding auxin-induced protein 15A-like, translating into MGFRLPRISSPKRSLIQSLSNGNETASKTLDIPKGYFAVYVGESQKKRFFIPISYLNQPSFMDFLSQAEEEFGYDHPMGGITIPCSEDTFLELTSSLSV; encoded by the coding sequence ATGGGTTTCCGGCTGCCTAGAATTTCAAGCCCTAAGAGGAGTCTTATTCAGTCACTATCTAATGGAAACGAGACAGCTTCAAAGACCTTAGATATCCCGAAAGGCTATTTTGCAGTCTATGTTGGAGAGAGCCAAAAGAAGCGATTTTTTATCCCAATATCATACTTGAACCAACCTTCATTCATGGATTTTCTGAGTCAAGCTGAAGAAGAATTTGGATACGATCATCCCATGGGCGGTATCACAATCCCCTGCAGCGAAGACACCTTCCTTGAACTCACTTCGAGCTTAAGTGTGTGA
- the LOC126795550 gene encoding auxin-induced protein 15A-like, whose amino-acid sequence MGFRLPGISSTKRSLIWSVSNGNQTASKTLDIPKGYFAVYVGESQKKRFVIPLSYLNQPSFMDLLSQAEEEYGYDHPMGGITIPCSEDRFLDLTSNLSV is encoded by the coding sequence ATGGGTTTCCGTCTCCCTGGAATTTCAAGCACCAAGAGAAGTCTTATTTGGTCTGTTTCTAATGGAAACCAGACAGCTTCAAAGACCTTAGATATCCCAAAAGGGTATTTTGCGGTGTATGTTGGAGAGAGCCAGAAGAAGCGATTTGTCATTCCACTATCATACTTGAACCAACCTTCATTTATGGATTTGTTGAGTCAAGCTGAAGAAGAATATGGATACGATCATCCCATGGGCGGTATCACAATTCCTTGCAGTGAGGACAGATTCCTTGATCTCACTTCCAACTTAAGTGTGTGA
- the LOC126795548 gene encoding auxin-induced protein 15A-like produces the protein MVGLLLSAIFQKVVGSNVHIQYINNTGFRLPRIAGTKTPGIPKGYFAVYVVKSQKKRFVVPISYLNQPLFQDLLSQAEEEFGYHHPMGGITIPCTEDTFIDLTSRLSV, from the exons ATGGTAGGTCTCCTTTTGTCTGCTATATTTCAAAAGGTGGTAGGGAGCAATGTTCATAtccaa TATATAAACAACACGGGTTTCCGATTGCCTCGAATTGCTGGCACAAAGACACCAGGTATCCCAAAAGGCTACTTTGCCGTCTATGTTGTGAAGAGCCAGAAGAAACGatttgtggttccaatatcatATTTGAACCAACCTCTGTTTCAGGATTTGCTTAGTCAAGCTGAAGAAGAATTTGGATACCATCACCCAATGGGTGGTATCACAATTCCTTGCACAGAGGACACCTTCATCGATCTCACCTCTCGTTTAAGTGTGTGA
- the LOC126796198 gene encoding auxin-induced protein 15A-like, protein MGFRLPRISNTRRILTRSLSNGSQTVSKTLDIPKGYFAVYVGESQKKRFVIPISYLNQPSFMDLLSLAEEEYGYDHPMGGITIPCSEDTFLDLISSLSV, encoded by the coding sequence ATGGGTTTCCGGCTCCCAAGAATTTCAAACACCAGGAGAATTCTTACTCGATCTCTTTCTAATGGAAGCCAGACAGTTTCAAAGACCTTAGATATCCCAAAAGGCTACTTTGCAGTCTATGTTGGAGAGAGCCAGAAGAAGCGATTTGTGATTCCAATATCATACTTGAACCAACCTTCATTTATGGATCTGCTGAGTCTAGCTGAAGAAGAATATGGATACGATCATCCTATGGGTGGTATCACAATTCCTTGCAGTGAGGACACTTTCCTTGATCTCATTTCCAGCTTAAGTGTGTGA
- the LOC126796176 gene encoding heat shock factor protein HSF8, translated as MATNAGDAPAAAGGSDSVPAPTPLLNSNSPPPFLSKTYDMVDDPATDPIVSWSATNNSFVVWNPPEFARDLLPKYFKHNNFSSFVRQLNTYGFRKVDPDRWEFANEGFLRGQKHLLKSINRRKPAHGHSHQLPQQPSHGQNSVAACVEVGKFGLEEEVEILKRDKNVLMQELIRLRQQQQSTDNQLQTMVQRLQGMEQRQQQMMSFLAKAMQSPGFLNQFVQQQNESSRRITEANKKRRLRQEGIAENERSDTPDGQIVKYQPPMNEAAKAMLRQIMKPNTSSHLDSFSNHLENFLIGEGTSSSSAVESGSTSSHASGATLQEVLPTSGHGPFPAFSEIESSLKATHSGEVVTGPISDINVLVGAQEVPAIPMSQTDVIPEVSQVQGMAHGGIISIPEGNTTPEAGVGFTQDVAPEGGDGFTDSPFDFMSLDVDSIPPDADIDALLDNPNLWDFLEQNPVPDEMDSTSAEGMPVGNEVQPTEKGWVKTQHMDKLTEQMGNLKSNSKGV; from the exons ATGGCTACCAACGCCGGCGACGCGCCAGCGGCGGCGGGGGGTTCGGATTCGGTTCCGGCGCCGACGCCGCTGCTGAATTCGAACTCGCCGCCGCCGTTCCTGAGCAAGACGTATGACATGGTGGACGACCCGGCCACCGACCCGATAGTGTCGTGGAGCGCCACCAACAACAGCTTCGTGGTTTGGAACCCGCCGGAGTTCGCCAGAGACCTTTTGCCCAAGTATTTCAAGCATAACAACTTCTCCAGTTTCGTCAGGCAGCTCAACACTTAT GGTTTTAGGAAAGTTGATCCTGACCGCTGGGAATTTGCAAACGAGGGCTTTCTGAGGGGTCAAAAACATCTTCTGAAGAGTATTAACCGGCGAAAACCTGCCCATGGACATAGTCATCAACTGCCACAGCAACCATCACATGGACAGAATTCAGTGGCTGCATGTGTAGAGGTTGGGAAGTTTGGTCTCGAGGAAGAGGTTGAGATTCTCAAAAGGGACAAGAATGTGCTTATGCAGGAACTTATCAGGCTGAGGCAGCAGCAACAGTCTACTGATAATCAGCTGCAAACAATGGTCCAACGTCTTCAAGGTATGGAGCAGCGGCAGCAACAGATGATGTCATTCCTTGCAAAAGCCATGCAGAGCCCTGGTTTCTTGAATCAGTTTGTACAGCAGCAAAATGAGAGCAGTAGGCGCATAACTGAAGCCAATAAGAAAAGGAGACTCAGACAGGAAGGAATTGCTGAGAATGAGCGTTCTGATACTCCTGATGGACAGATTGTTAAGTATCAGCCTCCGATGAATGAAGCAGCAAAGGCAATGCTCAGGCAGATAATGAAACCAAATACTTCTTCCCACCTGGATTCTTTTAGCAACCATCTTGAGAATTTTTTGATTGGTGAGGGTACATCATCATCCAGTGCAGTAGAAAGTGGGAGCACTTCAAGCCATGCGTCAGGAGCTACACTTCAAGAGGTCCTGCCTACTTCCGGGCATGGGCCTTTTCCTGCATTTTCAGAAATAGAATCTTCTCTTAAGGCTACACACTCTGGAGAAGTTGTAACAGGTCCAATCTCGGATATAAATGTGCTCGTTGGAGCACAAGAGGTGCCAGCAATACCTATGTCACAGACAGATGTAATCCCTGAGGTTTCTCAGGTACAAGGTATGGCACATGGAGGTATAATAAGTATTCCTGAAGGAAACACAACACCCGAGGCAGGTGTTGGATTCACTCAAGATGTGGCCCCTGAAGGTGGTGATGGATTTACTGACTCACCATTTGATTTTATGTCCCTGGATGTTGATAGTATTCCTCCTGATGCTGACATTGACGCATTACTTGACAATCCCAACTTGTGGGACTTTCTTGAACAAAATCCTGTGCCAGATGAAATGGATTCAACCTCTGCGGAAGGCATGCCTGTTGGAAATGAAGTGCAGCCGACAGAGAAGGGATGGGTTAAAACCCAGCACATGGATAAGCTTACTGAACAAATGGGAAATCTAAAATCAAATTCGAAAGGGGTCTGA